CAGTAGATAATGCAGCTTCATTAAAAAACTGTCTTACCTCAAAACTCGGGTATTTTAAATTAAGATACTAAAAAATGGTACAGCAAATTAAACAGTTATGTTACTGTGAGTATGTATGCTTTTATGTGCTTTATCTCCAACTGGTTTTCCaagtttaatatttttctggCCCAGGCTTACAGAATTTTCATCTGGCACCAGGTCAGTATTTTAGGTAAGGTAAGAGGCCCATCTGCAGAAACCATGAGAAAGAACTGGGTTGCACAGAAGCCAGTAACATTTGTTTTGACCTGCAAGATGTTTACTATTGGTATTGAGGTTCAGAGAAAAGATGACAAAAGTTCAAGACCTATGCTTGAAGCCAGGCAAGGCTGgctattagaaaaaaaaaaaaaaaaatcagggctgagttggggtttctttgttttgttgctgctttgcttttttttttttttgctttttttttctgttttgctctcAGTCGAATTACTTAAATAGAAGCAATGTAAGTAAGATCACCTCAAGCACAAGGCTGCAAATAAACACACTTTATCATCTTGAaacagttttggttttgggaAAAGTTAAAATTCTGTTCACTCTGCAAAGCAGTACTTCTCAGGGATTCTGATATAAGTTGTTAAGTCAGAAATACAACACAGATTTTGCTTAGGAATTTTGACCTTTTAAAGCCACTGACTTTCAGTAGTGGAATCAAATAGGAATTTACCTTCCTCCAAGAACTGGATGTCAGAGGTGTCCAGGTTGTGATCCATTTCAAACAGCTGTTTAcctagaaataaaataaaaaacaatataTAAGCAAGTACAGTTCTGAAGCAACTCTCAACCCAAGGCAAAAATTAGTCAGCATGTGTATTTTAGTCTTTTCAAATCAACCAATTCTAgcagccttttctgcttttaactGCTCATTTCTGTAGGCTCCccattctgtttttttttttttcattcatccAGGATTCATCCATGCCAACAAGTGAAATGGGTCACTGTAATGTTATTAAGAGTTTAATAATGGGGGCAGCAAAAATTTACACTCCACAGCCTGTGTTCAGTCCCCATTCCTTTAGTCTTCATCTTGCACTCCACAAGAAATCCTCTATGGGAACTGGGAAGGAAATCAGCTGACTCCTCCACCTTTTTTTCATAAATTCTCCCATTCAAAAAGCAACTTGGATCTACACAAATCACCAGctcctacacacacacacagagctgtgaaGGCAACATCACAGAAGAGTGAAGTTTTTCTGACTAGGAGGGACAGGAAGAAAAGCTCAGGACTCTTTCCACATAAATCATCTGTCTTCCATCTACATTGTTCATGCAAGCTTCCACAAGCAAGACTGCTTGGTGTCCATGGTAATACTGGAATCACGCTAATGACATCCAAGAATAagcttggttttggttttctaaaGGGAAGCTTTCACAAACTACATTTGTATAGAGAAAAACAGACACCACATACTAACAATACTTTAAAGAACAGGAAAACTAGAAGCCTGATTTCTGTTATCTCATCCTTGCAGATTTCCAAATGCATACCCTTCAGAGAGAAATCAAGCATGTCCTCTGTCCTGTACTGCTTTTTATGAAACTTAATACCATTAAAATTTCCACCTGTCAAATTTCATCAAAACTAGCCAGAAGTGAGGAGAAAACAGAACAGTGATACAGCATGACCGCATTGGTTATGTTTTTTCAGTTAATCAAGTCAAAAGTAGATCCAGCATCACAGAGAACTAGTTCAAAGCTAAGCCATGCAGACTATGGAGCAGGATGCCAAGACTTATCTTTATCACCTGtgtaaaaattacttttagaCTTGTCATTATAGGCTGATAGCATTGCAGAATTTTCACAACCAGTATTAAAACATACCACTTAGCTTATTTTTGCCTGCTTGTTCTTCTTCTttcatctttttcctttttatttctagAAGCTCGGCATCAAACTTGGCTTTCCAATTAAGGAAATTCTCAATGGTAACAGGAGTGCCATGAAAACGTTGCtggaagaacagaaaacaaGGCTGCAAACACAACTTGCAAAGCTACAGGTGAAGATAAGCATTCtcttaattatttaaattacaaCACTCCAGAAACACTGCTTGCTGAGAAGTATTCTGAGAAATTAATCCTAATCCTGAGAGTATATAAAGAACACATTCTTGTGGGTTTTGTCATGGGAGTCTCTCCTTAGAGAACTATACTGAGGTGAAAACTCTCATGGAAGAACCCTGCATACTTCTTTTGGACCTAGAGTGCAATAGTTCACAACTCCCCACTAATGCAGTGTATTTTTAAGTAGGCAGCACTTCTTATCAACCCTTAAGTGCAATCTACACTCAATTACTGCctattaaaatacattaatcATTTTATAttgctgaaacagaaaaaaaaaatttcttttttcccagaaattTCTTTGCCAATTTTCAGAAATATAGAGCCTTCCAAGTCCCATCACTCTCCAGCTATTTCTCAGAAAGAGAGTGAAGACTCATCAGTTGGATTTATCACAGCACAATCCACAAATGGTGAAACGATTCTACAGGAGGGCAAATCAGCACTGAAGATTGGTCCCACTGCTTCCACCCTATCCACTCAGTCTACCAAGGCAGACAGCCTTCCTCAAATCACAGAGCCCATGTGCAGCATGACATATTCTAGTCTTTTTTGCTCCCCATTCCCTCTTGCTTCCCCTTCTTCCAGCAAAAAAACTGTCTACAGCAAATCTAATTtcatttgggaaaaatcccTTAGGAAGTAATGCTAGAAGGGATTGTGAACATGCAGTTAGACTCTAAAAAGACTGCttaaggaaaagggggaaaaaagattaCTTAAGTTCATTAAACAGTCTACGTTTCAATTAAATAATCTTTAGAATAGCTGTTCCTTTCCCACTGCAACTGAGAACTGCTCTGGCATCAAACCAATGCATTTTAAAGAAGCTGGAAGTCTTTTTCATTGAAGACATTATTTTACATaccttctcttcttcctctgcttctctttctttctgtttcttctcttcttctcttcGTGTTTTTATTTGATCCactatttcatttaatttctccTGTACTGCTGAGACTAGAGTGAAGATCATTACCATTCCTAAATTTTCTTCTGCCTACAACACAAAGAAGAAAACTTCAAACAGATGAACCTTGAATGCATAAATATGTTCATAGAAAGCAGAATGTTGTGCAAATGCAGAGGGAGCAGTTGACACATTCTTCACCAGTCTCAAAAGCTTGCTGTAAAATCCAAATTCAACCAGCCAGTTAATCCAGTCAGTTATCCCCAAATGGATGTGCAGCAAAACACACAGATGAAATGTCTGTGATTGGATTATTAAACATTATACATATCTTCTGAAAGGCTTTTTCATTAATAAACCAAAACCTACAGTAGAAACACAACTCTAAAATTTGAATATCATAAATCACAAGAGACAAGTCACTCAGAACCTTTCTTCTCTTGGAACAGTTTACTCCTTAATTCCATTACATGCTTCTTTGAAGTGAGACACTTCATATTATGCCATGTAACATATTATGGCAATTTTAAGGCAGTGAGGACTTGTCAGAAATTCCTGAAACCAAAGAAGtgattccttttttccttcacaatGCACTCTCACTGACCCTAAAGGTTGGTGAGATCCAGCCTTCGAACAGTTATGTTATCAAAAAGAATCAAGAATCAATGtggcattttttaatatttccaaaTGAAACTGAGATGGcttattttcattaattttatatatatatacacacacagagagtTAAACAAATTCACCTTAAGCTGGGAGTGGAAAAGAGGGGAAGCCCTAGTGCAGTTCCATTTCATTATTCTACATTATTGCACACACTGAATTAGCCCTATATCTTACCTCAATGATGTCATTCACCAAACTCAAACCACAAAGTAAGTCTTTATAGTATTGAACAGGCTTCAGATCAGTAGCAGATACCTCTGAAAACAAGTGatttgagaaagaaaatctaGCCCATGTGTGAAGTGGTATCAAGCTGTAGCAAGATATTCCGTCTTTCTTACCTGCTGCTCTAGCAGTTTTATTATGTCCATGACATCATTATCATCAAGATTCTCCTGTGAGACAATTTCATATAGTGGAGTTTCATCAGGGTATTTTTCTCTATAGGTAAATTTAAGGGTAGTTTGGACAGCTACAAGATAAAGAAACACATATTCTTATGGTGATAACTCTGTATAACTTTAATGGTATGTTTTCCTACTGCATCAACAGCCTAAAGATTatagaatataaaatattctTGCCTCTAAGGAACAGTCTTCTTACACAGATGTTAAAACAATGTGAACAGATCTAAACATAACCCAAGAGTTCAAAGAAATTAAGATGATAAAGTTGACACTTGCACCAACTATTAAAACCTACTCGTGTCTGAAAGGTCTTTAGGAAGACTGAAAAACCTTCTGTGGTATGGCAGGTACTACAGCAGTAATCTCCCTCAGAATCTACCTGAAGCTGGAAAACAGCAAGAGTCGTAATAACAGAACTAGAGAAAATCTCAGCATATTAACACCTCAGGTTCTGTGTACCTGGGTGAAGTACCAACCTCTGTGTTGGGTTCCAGGGTTCCACAACGTGGACAAACACACTATGTCCAGTGGAAGTTATTAAGTAGAGAACTGCCTAAGAAAAATGCATTCAATCTGAAGCTGCTCAGAGTCAGGCTAACATGGAAACAAGGCAAAAGAGAATCAAGTTCCTTTTACACATCCTCCCAGAACACCAAGGAGAAGCTTTCCCTTAGTTCCAGACTCACAGTTCTCGGCAGCACAGCAGTCTGTGCAACACAGACTCTAAGCAGGGCTTATTCCTTTCAAACTAAGTAAGGCAGCATCAGTTTATTCCTTCTCTTTTAGTATCCAGAATAGCAGCTTTCAAACTTGCTTGGAGTAAGGCTTGCTTACAATATGCCCACGCAATTGTTGGTACTCAAAATACACAGGGACTTGGGACCCACAGCCTTCTGCTCTGGAACTGCTCCTTAAGGGCTGCACATTCACAGCACACAGACTCAACTCTCCCACGTAGCTGGCACACACACAGTTGCCAGAAAACAAATCTCCTCACTACATGTCTGTAAGCCACTGGAAGGATGGTGACAACCCATGCTTTTTGAAGTTACACTACAAAGCCTTTGAGATTCAGCAGAAAGCAGTCCTACAGTGACAGCATAACATTTCTGCAAACTGAACAAGGATCACCCAAATCCCTGAACTATATTTGTGAGGGAATGTTTGCTGTACCAGGCCCCTACAAGGATCTAAGTGGAGGTATACACAGCTGTTGGTGATAGAATTAGATTCAAACATGTACAGGAGAAGTTTCTGAGTAAGACATGATCAACTTACTTTCATCATTTTCTCCAGCTTCAGATGTCACAGTGATTGTGAAAGTTGTTGGCTTTTCTGACAGTACTgttcaaaggaaaaaagcaagagTCAGTGAGAGTCCTTAAATCAATTATGCCTTCACATCAGTGAAACGGAACTTCTTAAAAGACTTATAAAGAAAGTACGGTCTTGATACAGTGTTAAGGAACTTTTAAACTTATTAAGGTAATACTTTTCAATTAACAGCTATTTTCATACAATGTGATGCCTTGGAGTCTCTCTGAATGAGACCATACATCATCAAACAATACCAAAGGGTTTcatttttggaaaactttcctttcTGGAGGTTTCACTGTTCCAAAAAGTGCAAATCAAATCAAACAACTTATGGTAGTGCACTGACTGCATGCAGAAAGCTACCAAAGCTGATTTGCCTTACTGCACTAAATGTGCCTGATGAGCATCCAGTGCACTCTTGACCGTGGACTATTTTTACAGTATGTCTGCACCTATATTTAAAACAGCCTAATGCAAGAAATGCTACTGACCAAGCAATGTACTAGAATGAAAGTGTGTGAATCAGGCAGCTAGAAGACAGACAACACAACATAGTAAGAGCTGTGACCTGCATTTCTCCCAGGCTAAAAACCTCATTGCACAATTGTGGATTGCAGACCACATACTCATGTCAGAGGTGCTCTGCATCTCTGTTACAAGCTATGCCCAAATTAGTGTACATGCTTTCAAAGTATCAACCGAGTTTTTGCCTAATTGCTAATGTACTACTATGATCTTtattccctctcctctcttggGCATAAAAGCATGAGTGAACAATAACTCTGAGTAAGCATCAGAGTAAAGGCTGTATAAAAGAATATGACTTCCATATCAGTATCAGATATCCAGCATCCACAACTATCAGAGATCAATTTATATAACTTTACAtaatctttaaaataaaaccgAAGACCTGAATAGATTTTCAGATTGAAGCAATAAGCAATTGTACTAGGCAAACGTTTGTGTGATGAAGTTACTGCCAACTAAGATGCTGTGGAACTTTAGGCAGAGTGcaggaaggaaacagaaaattcccagatttttccacTGTTAATATTCTTTGGATACAGAATGCCAAAAATCATGTTGAATTAGGCAGCATTTCGATACTCCTGATTGCTTGATGGTAAATTGAAAATCCTGAAAAACTGACGAACCAATGTATCCACAACATGAAAGTTCCAGCAGTATAACGTGCTGCACCAGGGAATTAAAGCTTGCCCTTTTTTTTCACCTGCAACGAGGTAAGGCAGGTACTGGCAATAAATTTACGGAGGAAACAGCACCTTTAagcaccccaaaacatcccATGCCTCACGACCGCAACAAGCTTGCTAGCGGATAGCAAAGCCGCTCGGCACACAAACCAATTCCCAGGGCTGCATCTTATGAAAGGCTTCTCCGAAGAGCATCCTTGCAGCGCAGGGGACCGGCTTGCCCACGCCGGgctggctgctgtgccagggcgcTGAACGCGGCAGGGGCAGCGCCCACGGCCCGGGCCACAGGGGCCATCGAGCGCTTTGCTCTTCCCGGTCGGGGAAAGCGAGCCAACATCCCGAGCGCCCacccgagccgagccgagccgcgccgctCGGAACCCCCGCCAGACGCGCGGCAGTCCCGCCGCGGCCTCCCGCTCCTCCCCCGCTCGCCGGCTGccggcgcggccccggcgcggcCCCGCACCCGTGAACGAGTCCGGGTAGATGGACTCCAGCGCCTCCAGCTCGTTGCGCTGCTCCTCGCTGTAGTCGGTCATCGTGGCCCTCCGCCCACGGCCATGGGCCGCCCGCACCGCGACGCCGCCGCCTCCCCCTCCCGCGCCTGCGTTGTCCCGGCCCCGTCCCGGCCCTTCCTAGCATGCCTCGCGCTCGCAGTAGGCGGGAATGCCgcctctgggctgggctgggctgcaccGACGGAGGGAGGGAGGCCGCGCACGGGGCTCCGGCCCGGCTGGTCCCCGGTGCCCGTACAGCCGCGGTGCCCTCAGCTCCAGCCGCGGTGCTCGGTCAGCTCCAGCGTTCTGCTCCGGCCAGGACGGAGCGTACCTGGCGTGCGGGAGAGATCCTGCTGGATCCCAGCCCGCGCTGCTTCCCCGCCCCTCCCGGCAGCGGCGGCCTTGGCAGAGCAGTCCCTGTGTTGCACAGGCTAGTGATGGTACGGTTCACTCTTGGACGTTCTTGCCTTGAAAATTTATAGGGATCAGCAAACTGAAGGGGATGCTCTAGGTAGTGCGAAAGGGTGCTGTGAAGGCAGCTGAATACCATTTCTGCCAGAAATTGGAAGTTTATTAGATGCAGCTGGTGATTTGCACCTTGAAGTTAAGCAGCGCCTGCAAACTTCCCAGGAAGCGTTCACCGAGATTTCAGGAGTCCCATCGCATCGGCGGCATTGCCATgatgtgtgtgcagagcaggagtCACCAAGGCTAACGATactgggagctgccctgcttTGGGGTTACCTGCTAGGACGGATTTAAGACTGACGAGGGTAAAACAACAGCAGACCCTGATGGGTACGTGGTACACAGAGTAGATGTAAGGTGCATCCCGTTTCTGGCCCCACGGCTGGCAATTTTCCAACAGACACATTTTATAAGCCCAGGGTTTCCAGAAAACTTTTACCATGGACTTAAAGGGAATAATTTTCAAGTGAGCAAACTACAATTCTAAGTGGGTTCTTGAGCAAGATAACTCCTTTTAGTAGGCACAGTTTGACTGTTCAACTGTACCAACCCATAGAGTTGTCTGTAATCATGAATTCATTTAAAAGCTGTGCCTTCACTACCAATCCATGACATGTTTCAAAGAGGAGAGGAATAAAGGGAAATATCCCAAAACATAAAATACTACAGCTGTAGTACTATGGATTAATATATGCTAACAAGGTGATAGTCTATGAGTATATTGGCAGGCTGACTTCACAGTGACAGGTAGTGTTTCCACTCAGTATTTTAAATTACATACTGTTATGAAAAATACAGGGCAAATAGGACAAAATCAGAAAGCGTGAAGCCTAATTTGAAAATCAGGTGagcaatatataaaaataattttacaggTTACTCTTAACTGCAAATATTGCAGCATTTTATAGTAGTGCtataaaataatagaagtgGAAAGAATTCACATGGATTAAAGACCACAGGTTTTTGTCATTCGGATCCAGACATCAGCATAGAGGTTTTCTATCAAAACCTTTGCATACACAAATCAGTTGCATGTATTCCAGATTACAGTGTTCCatcttaaatttaaaaaaacagaaatatttttaaaattaaaccaGAAGTTGTGTTTACTACTAGAGGTACTTTGTTTCCTAAGGAGCTCACATAAACAATGCAGCCCCATTACCTTTTATTAGGTTTACATGGCCAGATTTTGGTAGCAGGGGCACTACAGGGgtgcttctgtgagaagctgccagaagcttcccctGTGTCCTGCAGAGCCAATGCAGCTGGCTCCAAGACCTGCTGCTCACCAAGGCCAGGCACCATCAGCAATGGTATCAGCTCCTCTGGGATAACAGGTTtaagaaatgaggaaaatgaCCCTGAGCAACAGAAATTGCAGCCAGAGAGAGGAGTGAGCAGAACAGCTCAGTGAGGAAGGAGTGAAGCaggtgctgcaggctctggagcaGACCATGGGGAGGCAGCGTTGCCCCTGCAGGTCAGGGAGGGCCTTGGTGAAacagatccacctgcagcccctggaggagcccacaccagagcaggtgggtgcctgcaggaggctctgaCCCCACCAGgggcctgtgctggagcagattCTTGGCAAGacctgtggagagaggggcTCCCACTGCAACAGGTTTGCTGGCAGGATTTGTGGCCCTGCAGGGAgcccacctggagcaggtggttcctgaagggctgcacctggtggaagggacccacacTCGAGCAATTAACGAGGAACTGCAGCTTCTGTAaaggacccacactggagaaGTCAGTGGAAGACTGGCCCTGGGAGGAAAtacccatgctggagcagggggagaGTGTGAGGTGCCCTGCCTCcaaggaggaaggagcagcagaggtgaTATGTGATAAACTGACTGCAACCCCATTCACTCACACCCCCTGCACCACTGGAGGGGAGGAAGTAGAAAAATTGCAAGTGGAATTGAGCCCAGAAGAAggaaggtggtggggaaaggtACTTGAAGATTTAGTTCTCATTATCCCACTCTGATTTCATTGGTAATAAAATAGACTAATTTCTCCAACTGAAGTCTGTTTTGCCCTTGACAGTAATTGCTGAGTGTTCTCTttgtccttatctcaacccatgatcCTTTCCTTATATTCTCTTCCACCTATCCACATGAGAAGAGGGACAGAGCAGTTCTGACTCCTGCATTTGCTAATAAAATGTactaaataatttgatttttccaCTTAAAGCCCCTGGGGTCATTTATTAGTAGCAGATAGCATCCTATAGTGTAGCATAAGGCTTTGGAGCCCACATATTTATGTGTACATGGCAAGGCAATGCAGGAAGCATTAAAAAAACTATGGCATGCATTTCCCTCCCACTTCGAGTTAGAAACATCTGCACAGGAGGTTAGAGAGGAGATGAGTAATATCACATCATACCAAACTGACTTCACACAAAAACATCATTAAGCCTTCTTTCACAAAATTCAGTAGTTTTTAATCACAGTCATTTTCATGGGCCTAGTATATGTATAAATTACAAGTTTACAGAGGCACAGCAAACCCTACTGTATAGACTGAGATTTTTCCCATCCTCATTTGCTATTTGTACAGTAGCCAAGCACACAAACACCTTGGAGATTTTAAAGTATTTCCGAATAGGAGACTGACCTTGATATTGCTTTCAGCCAGAATACATTTCAGCTCAGTTTGCCATATGTCAAATGTTTGTTCATACAGCTGCTATGTGTTACACACCTCCACCATGTGCCTTAGTGGGGATTTTCTCTCCTTATCAGAATTTAAAGTTCTCTCATCATTGTATCTAAACT
This sequence is a window from Zonotrichia albicollis isolate bZonAlb1 chromosome 3, bZonAlb1.hap1, whole genome shotgun sequence. Protein-coding genes within it:
- the RWDD1 gene encoding RWD domain-containing protein 1; protein product: MTDYSEEQRNELEALESIYPDSFTVLSEKPTTFTITVTSEAGENDETVQTTLKFTYREKYPDETPLYEIVSQENLDDNDVMDIIKLLEQQAEENLGMVMIFTLVSAVQEKLNEIVDQIKTRREEEKKQKEREAEEEEKQRFHGTPVTIENFLNWKAKFDAELLEIKRKKMKEEEQAGKNKLSGKQLFEMDHNLDTSDIQFLEEAGNNVEVDESLFQEMDDLELEDEEDDPDYNPVNLDSD